A genome region from Paludibacterium sp. B53371 includes the following:
- the rpsL gene encoding 30S ribosomal protein S12 gives MPTINQLVRKGRLAEKAKSKVPALEACPQKRGVCTRVYTTTPKKPNSALRKVCKVRLTNGFEVISYIGGEGHNLQEHSVVLIRGGRVKDLPGVRYHTVRGSLDTAGVKDRKQSRSKYGAKRPK, from the coding sequence ATGCCAACCATCAACCAACTGGTCCGCAAGGGCCGTCTCGCCGAAAAGGCGAAGAGCAAGGTGCCTGCGCTGGAGGCCTGCCCGCAGAAGCGTGGCGTGTGCACCCGCGTATACACCACCACCCCGAAGAAGCCGAACTCGGCACTGCGTAAGGTGTGCAAGGTACGTCTGACCAACGGTTTCGAAGTGATTTCGTATATCGGCGGTGAAGGCCACAACCTGCAAGAGCACTCCGTGGTACTGATCCGCGGCGGTCGTGTTAAGGACTTGCCGGGTGTGCGTTACCACACCGTCCGTGGCTCCCTGGATACCGCAGGCGTCAAGGATCGTAAGCAGTCCCGTTCGAAGTACGGTGCCAAGCGTCCTAAGTAA
- the rplJ gene encoding 50S ribosomal protein L10 translates to MSLNLEDKKAVVTEVSAKLADAQTIVIAEYRGIEVSSMTQLRAKARENGVYLRVLKNTLVRRAVQGTAFEGLADHMVGPLVYGISADPVAAAKVLQQFAKTDDKIIVKAGSYNGNVLNAAQVAELASIPSREELLSKLLFVMQAPVSGFARALAALAEKKQAEAA, encoded by the coding sequence TTGAGTCTCAATCTTGAAGATAAAAAGGCGGTTGTCACTGAGGTATCGGCCAAGCTGGCTGACGCCCAGACCATCGTAATCGCCGAATATCGGGGGATCGAGGTTAGCAGCATGACCCAGCTCCGTGCCAAGGCACGCGAGAACGGTGTGTATCTGCGCGTTCTGAAGAACACGCTGGTACGTCGCGCCGTTCAGGGTACCGCATTCGAAGGCCTGGCTGACCACATGGTCGGCCCGCTGGTTTACGGTATCTCTGCTGATCCGGTTGCTGCAGCCAAAGTGCTCCAACAATTCGCGAAGACCGACGACAAGATCATCGTCAAGGCCGGTTCTTACAATGGCAACGTTCTGAATGCCGCTCAGGTTGCTGAGCTGGCGTCGATCCCGAGCCGCGAAGAACTGCTGTCCAAGCTTCTGTTCGTTATGCAGGCTCCTGTGTCCGGCTTTGCCCGCGCACTGGCCGCACTGGCGGAAAAGAAGCAGGCCGAAGCCGCTTAA
- the rplL gene encoding 50S ribosomal protein L7/L12: protein MAITKEDILEAVAGLTVMELNDLVKAFEEKFGVSAAAVAVAGPAAGGAAAAEEKTEFDVILSAVGDNKVNVIKVVRAITGLGLKEAKDLVDGAPKPVKEGVAKAEADDIVKQLTEAGAKAEIK from the coding sequence ATGGCAATCACCAAAGAAGACATTCTCGAAGCCGTTGCTGGCCTGACCGTTATGGAACTGAACGACCTGGTTAAGGCGTTCGAAGAGAAGTTCGGCGTTTCCGCTGCTGCCGTTGCCGTTGCCGGCCCGGCTGCTGGTGGCGCTGCTGCTGCTGAAGAAAAGACCGAGTTCGACGTTATCCTGTCCGCCGTTGGCGACAACAAGGTTAACGTGATCAAGGTTGTACGTGCTATCACCGGTCTGGGCCTGAAAGAAGCCAAGGACCTGGTTGACGGCGCTCCGAAGCCGGTCAAGGAAGGCGTTGCCAAGGCTGAAGCTGACGACATCGTTAAGCAACTGACCGAAGCCGGTGCCAAGGCTGAAATCAAGTAA
- the rpoB gene encoding DNA-directed RNA polymerase subunit beta — protein sequence MSYSFTEKKRIRKSFAKRASVLDVPFLLATQIDSYTEFLQLGTPVEQRKDVGLQAAFKSIFPITSHNGYARLDFAHYILGEPPFDMQECQLRGITYAAPLRARIRLTIFDKESSKPVVKEVRENEVYMGEIPLMTTNGSFIINGTERVIVSQLHRSPGVFFEHDRGKTHSSGKLLFSARVIPYRGSWLDFEFDPKDLLYFRIDRRRKMPVTILLKALGYTEEQILSEFYSFDTFYLTKNGVFMKVVADRLKGEVAKFDLVGADGKLIVAKDKRITAKHIRDIQTAELDRVEVPADALLGRVLARAVVNTDTGEVIARANEEISEEILAKLALTEASEIDVLFTNDLDQGAYISQTLRVDDIQDRLQARVAIYRMMRPGEPPTEDAVEQLFQRLFFSEETYDLSRVGRMKFSSRTYQYKFDDKTPEWFKTLIGEKFASRRDIMDGTLSTEDIVSVIAILTELRNGRGEVDDIDHLGNRRVRSVGELAENQFRAGLVRVERAVKERLNQAESDNLMPHDLINAKPVSAAIKEFFGSSQLSQFMDQTNPLSEITHKRRVSALGPGGLTRERAGFEVRDVHPTHYGRVCPIETPEGPNIGLINSLSVYARTNEFGFLETPYRKVVDGKVTSEIDYLSAIEEGRYVIAQANAELDEEGRLIDDLVTCREKGETILSTPDRVQYMDVATGQVVSVAASLIPFLEHDDANRALMGANMQRQAVPCLRPEKPYVGTGIERDVAIDSGTTVVARRGGVVDLVDANRVVIRVNDDEATAGEVGVDIYNLTKFTRSNQNTNINQRPVVHVGDKLAKGDVVADGASTDLGELALGQNMTIAFMPWNGYNFEDSILISEKVVAEDRYTSIHIEELSVVARDTKLGPEEITRDIPNLSERMAGRLDESGIVYIGAEVEAGDVLVGKVTPKGETQLTPEEKLLRAIFGEKASDVKDTSLRVPTGMTGTVIDVQVFTREGIERDKRAQSIIDAELKRYRLDLNDQLRIFENDAFSRIERLITGKPANGGPKRLAKGTIIDAEYLESLGAKHDWFDIRMSDEDIAKQLELIKDSLAQKREEFDLKFEDKKRKLTQGDELPPGVQKMVKVYLAVKRRLQAGDKMAGRHGNKGVVSRILPVEDMPFMGDGRPVDIVLNPLGVPSRMNIGQILEVHLGWAAKGIGERIDGMLKSQRAVAEIREYLTRVYNETGKPEQIDSMTDDEILMLADHLRKGMPFATPVFDGAKEAEIRHMLNLAYLDEDPRTAQLGFNDSKTQLTLHDGRTGEAFDRKVTVGVMHYLKLHHLVDDKMHARSTGPYSLVTQQPLGGKAQFGGQRFGEMEVWALEAYGAAYTLQEMLTVKSDDVTGRTKVYENIVKGEHKIDAGMPESFNVLVKEIRSLGLDIDLERY from the coding sequence ATGAGTTATTCGTTTACTGAGAAGAAACGTATTCGTAAGAGCTTTGCGAAACGTGCCAGTGTTCTCGATGTCCCATTCCTGTTGGCGACCCAGATTGATTCGTATACCGAATTCCTTCAACTGGGTACTCCGGTAGAGCAGCGCAAGGATGTTGGTCTGCAGGCTGCCTTCAAGTCGATCTTCCCGATCACCAGTCACAACGGTTATGCCCGTCTGGACTTTGCACACTACATTCTTGGCGAGCCTCCGTTCGATATGCAGGAGTGTCAACTGCGCGGCATTACTTATGCTGCTCCGTTGCGCGCCCGTATCCGCCTGACGATCTTTGACAAAGAATCTTCCAAGCCGGTGGTGAAGGAAGTGCGCGAAAACGAAGTGTACATGGGTGAAATTCCGCTCATGACCACCAACGGTTCGTTCATCATCAACGGTACCGAGCGCGTGATTGTCAGCCAGCTGCATCGCTCGCCTGGCGTCTTCTTCGAGCACGACCGCGGCAAAACCCACTCCTCGGGCAAGCTGCTGTTCTCGGCTCGCGTGATTCCCTACCGCGGCTCCTGGCTCGACTTCGAGTTCGATCCGAAGGACCTGCTGTACTTCCGTATCGACCGTCGTCGCAAGATGCCGGTCACCATCCTGCTCAAGGCCCTGGGTTATACCGAAGAGCAGATCCTGTCCGAGTTCTACAGCTTCGACACCTTCTACCTGACCAAGAACGGCGTGTTCATGAAGGTGGTGGCCGATCGTCTGAAGGGCGAAGTGGCCAAGTTTGATCTGGTCGGTGCCGACGGCAAGCTGATCGTCGCCAAGGACAAGCGCATCACCGCCAAGCACATCCGCGACATTCAGACCGCCGAGCTGGACCGCGTTGAAGTGCCGGCCGATGCCCTGCTGGGCCGCGTACTGGCCCGCGCCGTGGTCAATACCGATACCGGTGAAGTGATCGCCCGTGCCAACGAAGAGATTTCGGAAGAAATCCTGGCCAAGCTGGCGCTGACCGAAGCATCGGAAATCGACGTGTTGTTCACCAACGACCTGGATCAGGGGGCGTACATCTCGCAAACCCTGCGTGTCGATGACATCCAGGATCGCCTGCAGGCGCGTGTTGCGATCTATCGCATGATGCGTCCTGGCGAACCGCCGACCGAAGATGCCGTCGAGCAACTGTTCCAGCGCCTGTTCTTCAGCGAAGAAACCTACGATCTGTCGCGCGTGGGTCGCATGAAGTTCAGCTCGCGCACCTACCAGTACAAGTTCGATGACAAGACGCCGGAGTGGTTCAAGACCCTGATCGGCGAGAAGTTCGCGTCGCGTCGCGACATCATGGACGGCACCCTGTCGACCGAAGACATCGTCTCGGTGATTGCCATCCTGACCGAACTGCGCAACGGTCGCGGCGAAGTCGATGACATCGATCACCTGGGCAACCGTCGCGTGCGTTCGGTGGGCGAACTGGCCGAGAACCAGTTCCGTGCCGGTCTGGTGCGTGTCGAGCGCGCCGTCAAGGAACGTCTGAACCAGGCTGAATCTGACAACCTGATGCCGCATGATCTGATCAACGCCAAGCCGGTATCGGCCGCGATCAAGGAATTCTTCGGTTCCAGCCAGTTGTCGCAGTTCATGGACCAGACCAACCCGCTGTCGGAAATTACCCACAAGCGCCGTGTTTCGGCCCTGGGCCCGGGCGGTCTGACCCGCGAACGTGCAGGCTTCGAAGTCCGCGACGTGCACCCGACCCACTACGGCCGCGTGTGCCCGATCGAAACGCCTGAAGGTCCGAACATCGGCCTGATCAACTCGCTGTCGGTTTATGCCCGCACCAACGAGTTCGGCTTCCTGGAAACCCCGTACCGCAAGGTCGTGGATGGCAAGGTAACCAGCGAGATCGATTACCTGTCCGCGATCGAGGAAGGTCGTTACGTCATCGCTCAGGCCAACGCCGAGCTGGATGAAGAAGGCCGTCTGATCGACGACCTGGTGACCTGCCGTGAGAAGGGCGAAACCATTCTGTCCACCCCGGACCGCGTACAGTACATGGACGTGGCCACCGGTCAGGTGGTGTCGGTTGCTGCCTCGCTGATTCCGTTCCTGGAACACGATGACGCCAACCGTGCCTTGATGGGCGCCAACATGCAGCGCCAGGCCGTACCGTGCCTGCGTCCGGAAAAGCCGTATGTCGGCACCGGCATCGAGCGCGATGTGGCCATCGACTCGGGTACCACCGTCGTGGCGCGCCGTGGCGGCGTGGTCGATCTGGTGGACGCCAACCGCGTGGTGATTCGCGTCAATGACGACGAAGCCACCGCTGGTGAAGTGGGTGTGGATATCTACAACCTGACCAAGTTCACCCGTTCCAACCAGAACACCAACATCAACCAGCGCCCGGTCGTGCATGTCGGCGACAAGCTGGCCAAGGGTGATGTGGTGGCTGACGGTGCGTCGACCGACCTGGGCGAACTGGCGCTGGGTCAGAACATGACCATCGCCTTCATGCCGTGGAACGGTTACAACTTCGAGGACTCGATTCTGATCTCGGAAAAGGTGGTGGCAGAAGACCGCTACACCTCGATCCATATCGAAGAACTGTCGGTCGTTGCCCGTGACACCAAGCTGGGACCGGAAGAAATCACCCGTGATATCCCGAACCTGTCCGAGCGCATGGCTGGCCGTCTGGATGAGTCCGGTATCGTTTACATCGGCGCCGAGGTCGAGGCCGGTGACGTGCTGGTCGGCAAGGTCACCCCGAAGGGTGAAACCCAGCTGACGCCGGAAGAGAAGCTGCTGCGTGCGATCTTCGGCGAGAAGGCCTCCGATGTGAAGGACACCTCGCTGCGCGTACCGACCGGCATGACCGGTACCGTGATCGACGTTCAGGTCTTCACCCGTGAAGGCATCGAGCGCGACAAGCGTGCCCAGTCGATCATCGACGCCGAACTGAAGCGTTATCGTCTGGACCTGAATGACCAGCTGCGTATTTTCGAGAACGATGCCTTCAGCCGTATCGAACGCCTGATCACCGGCAAGCCGGCCAATGGCGGTCCGAAGCGTCTGGCCAAGGGCACCATCATCGATGCCGAGTACCTGGAAAGCCTGGGTGCCAAGCACGACTGGTTCGACATCCGCATGAGCGATGAAGACATCGCCAAGCAGCTGGAACTGATCAAGGACAGCCTGGCGCAGAAGCGTGAAGAATTCGACCTCAAGTTCGAAGACAAGAAGCGCAAGCTCACCCAGGGCGACGAACTGCCCCCGGGCGTGCAGAAGATGGTCAAGGTCTACCTGGCCGTCAAGCGCCGCCTGCAGGCCGGTGACAAGATGGCCGGTCGTCACGGTAACAAGGGTGTGGTGTCGCGCATCCTGCCGGTGGAAGACATGCCGTTCATGGGCGATGGCCGCCCGGTCGACATCGTGCTGAACCCGCTGGGCGTACCGTCGCGTATGAACATCGGTCAGATTCTGGAAGTGCATCTGGGCTGGGCCGCCAAGGGTATCGGTGAGCGCATCGACGGCATGCTGAAGAGTCAGCGCGCTGTGGCCGAGATCCGCGAGTACCTGACCCGCGTGTACAACGAAACCGGCAAGCCGGAGCAGATCGACAGCATGACGGACGACGAAATCCTGATGCTGGCCGACCACCTGCGCAAGGGTATGCCGTTCGCCACGCCGGTGTTCGACGGTGCCAAGGAAGCGGAAATCCGCCACATGCTGAACCTGGCCTACCTGGACGAAGATCCGCGTACGGCTCAACTGGGCTTCAATGATTCCAAGACCCAGCTGACGCTGCACGATGGCCGTACCGGCGAAGCCTTTGACCGCAAGGTCACGGTTGGCGTGATGCACTACCTGAAGCTGCATCACCTGGTCGATGACAAGATGCACGCCCGTTCGACCGGCCCGTACTCGCTGGTGACCCAGCAGCCGCTGGGTGGTAAGGCACAGTTCGGTGGTCAGCGCTTCGGTGAGATGGAAGTCTGGGCACTGGAAGCCTATGGCGCCGCCTACACCCTGCAGGAAATGCTGACGGTGAAGTCCGACGACGTGACCGGCCGTACCAAGGTGTACGAAAACATTGTCAAGGGCGAGCACAAGATCGACGCCGGCATGCCGGAGTCCTTCAACGTGTTGGTGAAGGAAATCCGCTCGCTTGGCCTGGACATCGACCTGGAACGTTATTGA
- the rpoC gene encoding DNA-directed RNA polymerase subunit beta' produces the protein MKALLDLFKQVTQEEEFDAIKIGIASPDKIRSWSYGEVKKPETINYRTFKPERDGLFCARIFGPVKDYECLCGKYKRLKHRGVICEKCGVEVTLSKVRRERMGHIELASPTAHIWFLKSLPSRLGMVLDMTLRDIERVLYFEGFVVTDPGMTPLTRGQLLSEEDFLDKEDQYGEEFKAMMGAEAVRELLRSLDLEREIETLRRELESTGSDTKIKKIAKRLKVLEAFLRSGMKPEWMILEVLPVLPPELRPLVPLDGGRFATSDLNDLYRRVINRNNRLKRLLELRAPDIIVRNEKRMLQESVDSLLDNGRRGKAMTGANKRPLKSLADMIKGKGGRFRQNLLGKRVDYSGRSVITVGPTLRLHQCGLPKKMALELFKPFIFHKLEVMGLASTIKAAKKLVEQEVPEVWDILEDVIREHPVLLNRAPTLHRLGIQAFEPVLIEGKAIQLHPLVCAAFNADFDGDQMAVHVPLSLEAQMEARTLMLATNNVLSPANGEPIIVPSQDIVLGLYYMTRDRVNGKGEGMVFADTKEVHRAYETRQVELATRITVRLKEWEKDEQGEFQPVIKRYETTVGRALLSDILPKGLGFEHINKALKKKEISKLINASFRRCGIRDTVIFADQLMYTGFAFSTRGGISICVDDMLVPTKKTDLLAEAHKEVKEIEEQYRQGLVTQGERYNKVVDIWGRTGDKVAKAMMDELSKQKVLDRDGKEVDQESFNSIYMMADSGARGSVAQIKQLAGMRGLMAKPDGSIIETPITSNFREGLTVLQYFISTHGARKGLADTALKTANSGYLTRRLVDVTQDLVVIQDDCGTTNGFTMKAVLQGGDVIEALRDRILGRVAAVDVIDPSSGETVIEAGTLLDEHLVDMVDNLGIDEVKVRTPITCDTRYGLCAKCYGRDLGRGKEVNAGEAVGVIAAQSIGEPGTQLTMRTFHIGGAASRNAAASQVEAKSNGTVRFSSQMRYVTNTKGELIVITRSGEVVIHDDIGRERERHKVPYGATLLVTDGLVIKAGHVLATWDPHTRPIITEYAGRVKFENVEEGTTVAKQVDEVTGLSTLVVIDPKRRAGSQSKLLRPLVKLLDENGLEVKLAGSDASVSITFQVGAIITVKDGQEVGKGEVLARIPQETTKTRDITGGLPRVAELFEARSPKDAGMLAEVTGTVSFGKDTKGKQRLIITDLDGNTFENLIPKDKHVLVHDGQVVNRGELIVDGAVDPHDILRLQGIEALARYIVQEVQEVYRLQGVKINDKHIEVIIRQMLRRVIITDSGSTEFIQGEQVERAEVLETNDRMLADGKEPAQYENVLLGITKASLSTDSFISAASFQETTRVLTEAAIMGKKDDLRGLKENVIVGRLIPAGTGLAYHRNRRRNPDSQDLFADAMSLETPQTSLESNE, from the coding sequence ATGAAAGCACTGCTCGACCTCTTTAAGCAGGTGACGCAAGAAGAAGAGTTTGATGCGATTAAGATCGGCATCGCCTCACCGGACAAGATCCGTTCCTGGTCCTACGGTGAAGTCAAGAAGCCCGAAACCATCAACTATCGTACCTTCAAGCCGGAACGTGACGGCCTGTTCTGCGCCCGCATCTTCGGGCCGGTGAAGGATTACGAATGCTTGTGCGGCAAGTACAAGCGCCTGAAGCATCGTGGCGTGATCTGCGAAAAGTGCGGCGTGGAAGTCACGCTGTCCAAGGTTCGCCGTGAACGCATGGGCCACATCGAGCTGGCCAGCCCGACCGCGCACATCTGGTTCCTGAAGAGCCTGCCGTCGCGTCTGGGCATGGTGCTCGACATGACCCTGCGCGACATCGAACGCGTACTGTACTTCGAAGGCTTCGTCGTGACCGACCCGGGCATGACCCCGCTGACCCGTGGCCAGCTGCTGTCCGAAGAAGACTTCCTGGACAAGGAAGACCAGTACGGCGAAGAGTTCAAGGCCATGATGGGTGCCGAGGCCGTGCGCGAACTGCTGCGCAGCCTGGACCTGGAACGCGAGATTGAAACCCTGCGCCGCGAACTGGAAAGCACCGGTTCCGACACCAAGATCAAGAAGATTGCCAAGCGCCTGAAGGTGCTGGAAGCCTTCCTGCGTTCCGGCATGAAGCCGGAATGGATGATCCTGGAAGTGCTGCCGGTCCTGCCGCCGGAACTGCGTCCGCTGGTACCGCTGGATGGTGGTCGTTTCGCGACCTCGGATCTGAACGATCTGTATCGCCGCGTGATCAACCGTAACAACCGTCTGAAGCGCCTGCTGGAACTGCGCGCGCCGGACATCATCGTGCGCAACGAAAAGCGCATGCTGCAGGAGTCGGTGGACTCGCTGCTGGACAACGGTCGTCGCGGCAAGGCCATGACCGGCGCCAACAAGCGTCCGCTCAAGTCGCTGGCCGACATGATCAAGGGTAAGGGCGGTCGCTTCCGTCAGAACCTGCTGGGCAAGCGCGTCGACTACTCCGGCCGTTCCGTGATTACCGTGGGCCCGACCCTGCGTCTGCATCAGTGCGGTCTGCCGAAGAAGATGGCGCTGGAGCTGTTCAAGCCGTTCATCTTCCACAAGCTGGAAGTCATGGGCCTGGCGTCCACCATCAAGGCGGCCAAGAAGCTGGTCGAGCAGGAAGTGCCGGAAGTCTGGGACATCCTGGAAGACGTGATCCGCGAACATCCGGTCCTGCTCAACCGTGCCCCGACCCTGCACCGTCTGGGTATTCAGGCCTTTGAGCCGGTGCTGATCGAAGGCAAGGCCATCCAGCTGCATCCGCTGGTCTGCGCGGCATTCAACGCCGACTTTGACGGTGACCAGATGGCCGTTCACGTGCCGCTGTCGCTGGAAGCGCAGATGGAAGCCCGTACCCTGATGCTGGCCACCAACAACGTGCTGTCGCCAGCCAACGGCGAGCCGATCATCGTGCCGTCGCAGGATATCGTGCTGGGTCTGTACTACATGACCCGCGACCGCGTGAATGGCAAGGGTGAAGGCATGGTATTTGCCGACACCAAGGAAGTGCATCGCGCCTACGAAACCCGTCAGGTCGAACTGGCCACCCGCATCACCGTGCGCCTGAAGGAATGGGAAAAGGACGAGCAAGGCGAGTTCCAGCCGGTCATCAAGCGTTACGAGACCACCGTGGGTCGTGCGCTGCTGTCCGACATCCTGCCGAAGGGCCTGGGCTTCGAGCACATCAACAAGGCGCTGAAGAAGAAGGAAATCTCCAAGCTGATCAATGCATCGTTCCGTCGTTGCGGCATCCGCGACACGGTGATCTTTGCCGACCAGCTGATGTACACCGGTTTCGCCTTCTCCACCCGCGGCGGTATCTCGATCTGCGTCGACGACATGCTCGTGCCGACCAAGAAGACCGATCTGCTCGCCGAGGCGCACAAGGAAGTCAAGGAAATCGAAGAGCAGTATCGCCAGGGTCTGGTGACCCAGGGCGAACGCTATAACAAGGTGGTCGATATCTGGGGTCGCACCGGTGACAAGGTCGCCAAGGCGATGATGGACGAGCTGTCCAAGCAGAAGGTGCTGGATCGCGACGGCAAGGAAGTCGACCAGGAATCGTTCAACTCGATTTACATGATGGCCGACTCCGGTGCCCGGGGCTCGGTGGCTCAGATCAAGCAGCTGGCCGGTATGCGGGGCCTGATGGCCAAGCCGGACGGCTCGATTATCGAGACCCCGATTACCTCGAACTTCCGCGAAGGTCTGACGGTATTGCAGTACTTCATCTCGACCCACGGTGCCCGTAAGGGTCTGGCGGATACCGCGTTGAAGACGGCAAACTCCGGTTACCTGACCCGTCGTCTGGTCGACGTGACGCAGGATCTGGTCGTGATCCAGGACGATTGCGGCACCACCAACGGCTTCACCATGAAGGCCGTCCTGCAGGGTGGTGACGTGATCGAAGCCCTGCGTGACCGTATTCTGGGTCGCGTGGCTGCGGTGGACGTGATTGATCCGTCGAGCGGCGAAACCGTGATCGAAGCCGGCACGCTGCTGGACGAGCATCTGGTTGACATGGTCGACAACCTGGGTATCGACGAAGTCAAGGTTCGCACCCCGATCACCTGCGACACGCGCTACGGTCTGTGCGCCAAGTGCTACGGCCGCGATCTGGGCCGAGGCAAGGAAGTCAATGCCGGTGAAGCAGTCGGTGTCATCGCTGCCCAGTCGATCGGTGAGCCGGGTACCCAGCTGACCATGCGTACCTTCCACATCGGTGGTGCCGCATCGCGTAACGCTGCTGCCAGCCAGGTGGAAGCCAAGTCGAACGGTACCGTACGCTTCTCCAGCCAGATGCGTTATGTCACCAACACCAAGGGCGAGCTGATCGTGATCACCCGTTCCGGTGAAGTGGTGATCCATGATGATATCGGCCGCGAGCGCGAACGTCACAAGGTACCGTACGGTGCGACCCTGCTGGTAACCGATGGTCTGGTCATCAAGGCTGGTCACGTGCTGGCGACCTGGGACCCGCATACCCGTCCGATCATTACCGAGTACGCCGGCCGCGTGAAGTTCGAAAACGTGGAAGAAGGCACCACGGTCGCCAAGCAGGTGGACGAAGTGACCGGTCTGTCGACGCTGGTGGTCATCGACCCGAAACGTCGCGCCGGTTCGCAATCCAAGCTGCTGCGTCCGTTGGTCAAGCTGCTGGACGAGAATGGTCTGGAAGTCAAACTGGCCGGTTCGGATGCTTCGGTGTCCATCACCTTCCAGGTCGGCGCCATCATTACCGTCAAGGATGGTCAGGAAGTCGGCAAGGGTGAGGTTCTGGCGCGTATTCCGCAAGAAACCACCAAGACCCGCGACATTACCGGTGGTCTGCCGCGCGTGGCCGAGCTGTTCGAAGCCCGCTCGCCGAAGGACGCCGGTATGCTGGCCGAAGTCACCGGTACCGTATCGTTCGGCAAGGACACCAAGGGCAAGCAACGTCTGATCATTACTGATCTGGACGGCAATACCTTTGAAAACCTGATTCCGAAGGACAAGCACGTTCTCGTGCACGACGGTCAGGTGGTCAACCGCGGCGAATTGATTGTCGACGGTGCCGTTGATCCGCACGACATTCTGCGTCTGCAGGGTATCGAAGCGCTGGCGCGCTACATCGTGCAGGAAGTACAGGAAGTGTACCGACTGCAAGGTGTGAAGATTAACGACAAGCACATCGAAGTGATCATCCGCCAGATGCTGCGCCGTGTGATCATCACCGATTCCGGCTCGACCGAGTTCATCCAGGGTGAGCAGGTAGAACGTGCCGAAGTGCTGGAAACCAACGACCGCATGCTGGCCGACGGCAAGGAACCGGCTCAGTACGAAAACGTACTGCTGGGTATTACCAAGGCGTCGCTGTCCACCGACTCGTTCATCTCGGCGGCTTCCTTCCAGGAAACCACCCGAGTTCTGACCGAAGCGGCCATCATGGGCAAGAAGGACGATCTGCGTGGTCTGAAGGAAAACGTGATCGTCGGTCGTCTGATCCCGGCTGGTACCGGCCTGGCTTACCACCGCAACCGTCGTCGCAACCCGGATTCGCAAGATCTGTTTGCTGACGCGATGTCGCTGGAAACGCCGCAAACCAGCCTGGAAAGCAACGAATAA
- the rpsG gene encoding 30S ribosomal protein S7, whose amino-acid sequence MPRRREVPKREILPDPKFGSQDLSKFMNVVMIDGKKSVAERIIYGALEQIEKKTGKNALEVFNTAISNAKPVVEVKSRRVGGANYQVPVEVRPSRRMALAMRWLRDAARKRGEKSMDLRLAGELLDAAEGRGGAMKKREEVHRMAEANKAFSHFRF is encoded by the coding sequence ATGCCAAGACGCAGAGAAGTCCCGAAACGCGAGATCCTGCCGGATCCGAAGTTCGGTAGCCAGGACCTGTCCAAGTTCATGAACGTCGTCATGATTGACGGCAAGAAGTCTGTTGCAGAACGCATCATCTACGGTGCCCTGGAACAGATCGAGAAGAAGACCGGCAAAAACGCCCTGGAAGTGTTCAACACTGCCATCTCGAACGCCAAGCCGGTTGTCGAAGTAAAGAGCCGCCGTGTTGGTGGTGCCAACTATCAAGTTCCTGTTGAAGTACGCCCGTCCCGTCGTATGGCTCTGGCCATGCGCTGGCTGCGCGATGCTGCGCGCAAGCGTGGCGAGAAGTCCATGGACCTGCGTCTGGCAGGCGAGCTGCTGGATGCAGCCGAAGGCCGTGGCGGCGCAATGAAGAAGCGCGAAGAAGTACACCGCATGGCAGAAGCCAACAAGGCCTTCTCGCATTTCCGCTTCTAA
- the rplA gene encoding 50S ribosomal protein L1, translated as MAKVSKRMQAVVAKIDRNKLYPVDEALALVKEAATAKFDESIDVAVNLGVDPRKSDQVVRGSVVLPRGTGKSVRVAVFAQGAAADAAREAGAEVVGFEDLAEQVKAGQMDFDVVIAAPDAMRVVGQLGQILGPRGLMPNPKVGTVTPNVAEAVKNAKAGQVQYRTDKAGIVHATIGRASFEAAALRENLVALVDALLKAKPAAAKGQYLKKAAVSSTMGVGVRVDTNSFSA; from the coding sequence ATGGCTAAAGTTTCCAAGCGCATGCAAGCAGTTGTTGCCAAGATCGATCGCAACAAGCTGTACCCGGTAGACGAAGCCCTGGCGCTGGTCAAGGAAGCGGCGACTGCCAAGTTCGACGAGTCTATCGACGTTGCCGTTAACCTGGGCGTTGATCCGCGTAAGTCCGACCAAGTGGTTCGTGGCTCCGTGGTTCTGCCGCGTGGTACTGGTAAGTCGGTTCGCGTTGCCGTGTTTGCTCAGGGTGCTGCCGCTGATGCAGCCCGTGAAGCCGGTGCCGAAGTCGTTGGCTTCGAAGACCTGGCCGAGCAAGTCAAGGCCGGTCAAATGGACTTCGACGTTGTGATCGCAGCACCGGACGCCATGCGCGTTGTCGGTCAGCTGGGTCAGATCCTCGGTCCGCGCGGCCTGATGCCGAACCCGAAGGTGGGTACCGTGACCCCGAACGTTGCCGAGGCTGTGAAGAACGCCAAGGCTGGTCAGGTTCAGTACCGTACCGACAAGGCCGGTATCGTTCACGCCACCATCGGTCGCGCTTCGTTCGAAGCCGCTGCCCTGCGCGAGAACCTGGTTGCACTGGTTGATGCCCTGCTGAAGGCCAAGCCGGCCGCAGCAAAGGGTCAGTATCTGAAGAAGGCTGCCGTTTCCAGCACCATGGGCGTCGGCGTTCGCGTAGATACCAACAGCTTCTCTGCCTGA